The DNA sequence gttaataattattaattatttctgtTCTTAGACTCTAGTTGCTGATCAAGGAGAAGCCTTAGATCTTATCGGTATTCGTTTTCTCATATAAAAGACAGTAGtttagtcttttttttaaAGAAACCAATGTGGAGCGTGCTGGCATGTCTGTTGAACATGCAAAGGAAGAAACGTCCAAGGTTTGCTACATCTCaacaaataaaattttttaataattttttcaaggcATTGACActaaaggagaaaattcgcAAGAAGAAAGGGTGTTGCATCGTTTGCACGCTCATTTTGTTGGCCCTCATAGGCGGCATCATCGCGATCATAGTAACCCAAACAACGTAATAACAAACCCGTGTTTTCTACAGTCGAGTTCCTCtgcaaaatagaaaaaaaaatatctGGCACTAACTTGTTTATTTACGAAGGCGGGCCTTGTCCTATCGCGCACGCGCATTGATCCCTCGTGCCCCTAGTTTCCCGAAAAGGCGACCAAATAGCACAAATGGCGAGCGCCCTAGCACGACTAACAGCTCTAAGAGCACCACAGGTAACTCTTATGCGCGCAATCTCGCTCTAGCGTCAGATGCGACCGGCGTTTTGACTGAACTACTCACGACTCTCCGTTCAGCTTCTTCGAGGCGGACTAGCGCCGCTCCTAACGGCCCAGCGCAGCTTCCACGCGACTCCGTACGCGTACAGCAAGTCAGGTACGAACCCGATCGCATCGGGGGCCCCTTCGAATCACGATTGCGCGCCACAGCGACAGCCGAAGTATCGAAAATCCTCGAAGAACGCATTCTCGGCCACTCGCAAAAAGCCGAACTCCAAGAAACCGGTCGCGTCCTATCGGTCGGCGACGGAATCGCGCGCGTCTACGGCCTCAATAACTGCCAAGCCGAAGAAATGGTCGAATTCTCAAGCGGACTCAAAGTAAGCATCACCaaagtgggcgtggccaCAAAACCAGACTCTTCTCGCAGGGAATGGCGTTGAATTTGGAGCCGGACAACGTCGgcatcgtcgttttcggcaACGATAAAATGATCAAGGAAGGTGACGTAGTGAAAAGAACCGGCGCAATTGTCGACGTTCCAGTCGGTCCCGATCTTCTCGgtcgtgtcgtcgacgcgctggGAAATCCCATCGACGGCTTGGTAAgaaaattctaaaagactacATACATAtcttatataagaaaattCTAAAAGATTACATACGTACATTATATAAGAAAATTCTAAAACAGTacatatattatatatataagaaaATCTAAAAGACTACATACGTAATTAtatatgattttttttttcttctttgcttaGGGTCCCATTACTTCGGCGGAGAGACGACGCGTTGGGTTGAAGGCTCCCGGTATTATTCCCCGTATTTCCGTGAGGGAGCCCATGCAGACGGGACTGAAGGCGGTGGACAGCTTGGTTCCCATTGGACGCGGGCAGCGTGAGTTGATCATTGGAGATCGACAGACAGGGTAAGAGTGAGGGGCGGGGCACTTTGGTGGTGAtagtcttttttctcttgtagAAAAACTGCTATTGCTATTGATACTATCATCAACCAGGCTCGTTTCAACAGTGGAACAGATGAAAGTAAATGATTTAGCATAGCTAAAGGGGGGTCGTCtgtaattgatttttttatagagAAAAAGCTCTATTGCATCTACGTGGCTATTGGACAGAAACGCAGCACAGTTGCTCAGCTCGTAAAGAGACTGACAAGCCACGGTAAAATCACAGTAGATAGGAGACCAAATtagagaataaataaaaaccACTTTATAGTACAGTACCGTACTCGCGCGAATAGTgttattttttcaaaaagccAGACTCCTATAGTGTTTCTTTTTAAAACGCCGGTCTTCCTAAGGCGGGATTTTACTTTAGAGTGTTCCTAAGTACCCCAGCAAGCGTAGTACAGCTTAGATAGCATCCTGGGTAGCATTCAAGGTCACACCGCTCTATTTTTTCAAGACAGGGGGTCTTCCCAAGGCGAGACTTTACTTTAGAGTGTTTCCAACAGCTTAGATAGCATCCCCGCTCTATTTTTTAAACGTCAAACGACCGGGGCTCTCTATTCTATAGATGCCATGAAGTATACAATCATTGTGAGCGCTACGGCTTCCGACGCGGCTCCCTTGCAATACCTAGCGCCCTATTCCGGCTGCGCCATGGGAGAATACTTCCGCGACAACGGAAAACACGCTCTCATCATCTACGACGATTTATCCAAACAGGTATGGACTCAACACTATCCGGGGACGTTTCTAAtatctcttcctcctcccaGGCTGTCGCTTATCGTCAGATGTCTCTCTTGCTGCGTCGACCTCCCGGACGCGAAGCGTATCCAGGCGACGTTTTCTACTTGCATTCGCGTCTTCTCGAAAGAGCGGCGAAAATGAACGACGATTACGGCGGCGGCTCGTTGACCGCTTTGCCGGTCATCGAAACGCAAGCCGGCGACGTCTCGGCCTACATTCCAACCAACGTCATTTCAATTACAGATGGACAggtaaagagagagaggagtGTGGGACGGGTATAAAGTACAGTACATtgtcgattatccgaaccctTCTGGGTGTTCGGATAATGGATTTTTCGGATAATCGATCggaataattaattattaaataaaggAGTTTTTATtgtttgatttaattaagaaaaactAATATATCAGTAGTTAGGAGCGAAATGTTTGTcaatttttgttcttttctctttttaaaACCTCGCGttaaaatgacgtcagtttttgatgacgtgtAACACGTCATGTGACATTACAATTGATTTCGGATAATTAATAATTCGGATAATCGACGATGTACTGTATCTTGTTCTGGATGAAATACTTCTTACGTACTCGTAGTAAAGACAGATTCTCTAATATCAATGTGACGTCTTTCTAGATCTTTTTGGAAACGGAGCTTTTCTACAAGGGAATTCGTCCTGCCATCAACGTGGGTCTCTCTGTGAGCCGCGTGGGATCGGCTGCTCAAATCAAAGCCATGAAACAGGTATAGATAAATACTAATTTGtatgtttttatttattttttctcttaggtTGCCGGTACGATGAAACTGGAGTTGGCTCAGTATCGCGAAGTGGCCGCTTTCGCGCAATTCGGCTCTGATTTGGACGCGGCGACGCAGGGTCTCCTCAATCGGGGCGTCCGTCTCACAGAACTTCTCAAACAGGGTCAATACAGTGAGTAAATTCCTCTCTTCTCACCTGCGCAGAATCGTTATCCGGGACATCGTACTCTAGTTCCCATGGCAATTGAAGACCAAGTTGCTGTGATCTTTGCCGGCGTGCGAGGCTATTTGGACAAGGTGGATCCGTCTCGGGTGACCGCTTTTGAGCAGGATTTCCTCAAGCACATGCGAACGAGCCATCAGTCGCTATTGGATACGATTCGCCAGGAGGGGCAAATCAGTCCGGCCAGCGAGGAGtcgatgaagaaaattgtCGTGGATTTCGTCGAGGGCTTTCTTGCCGCTTAAGGTTAGTGGTGAATAGACGCACTCTTATGCTGCCTCTTCTGTCTTTCTTCCGTCTCTGTACATGGTTTATTGGGAATGAGTAGTGGCCCGCGGCAAAAATGCTCGTATCACGTGGTCTTTTCATCCGGGATTGCTAAATCGAAACAGAAGCACGTTGTCCGAAGCTCTGACGCTTTGTACAGGTAAGATCGATCCCTTCACGCTTCCGCGCGGAGCCTCCAAGTGCGATAGCCTCTCGGGAGGGTTCCCTCTCCTCTCGCGCGTTGGGATACGCTTTCTGTCGCGAAACCGCACCACCTTCTTGCCAGGGggctctcttctccttttatTCCTTTCGTTTACGCGCTCTGTCGCTAGACTGCATCATTCATTTTGATCTATCACCCCCAAATGGCGTTGCGACAAGccttttcgcttcgaaagcgAGCTGGCAACCTCAGGATTCGATGAGGACAACGTGTCTTTGCCACACTTGGCTCACCCAGGCTGAGCGAAGAAGGAGAGTGGAGCTGGAAAAGCGACTGGAAGACAACCGGTTTTAGTAGTCCTAGAGTAGGAGGAAGCATGTGGTTCATGTGTAGTAGGCGCATAACATGACTTGCACGTCTTGCTCCCTTACGCGCTAGAGGTTAGATAGGCTAGTTTAGGTTAGATAGGGCACCGGCGGGGTGGTGCACCCCTGTGTGCACTGCCGCTGCCATGGAGCAAAGGGTAGGGTACAGcaattttatttcaataaaaatgaaaaaacaaacagagTTTCCCCTCTTCTTTTgcgggcagtttttgttgacggggtcttgcccaggaccccggagcagtttttttgaTGGGGTCTTTCCCAGGACCCCagagcagtttttttttgatgaggtcttgcccaggaccccagAGCAGTTTTTAATGaaggggtcatgctcaggaccccaaaGCCCTATCAAAATAATCATTAGTGCAAATATAGACAATACGTTCTATGCGTACCTGTTTTTATGTCCGCTTCAATGTGTGCCTGTTGCTTCACATATGATGAAGACACATAGGCACTTTGCTGTTGGCGTCATTCTCTTAGAGAGACTACCAATAAAAACGGTAGCCTCCATTAAGAGATGCACGCCACAAAATTGAAGGCATACAGGCCTTTTAGGAGAATGCGCCTTATCTTTGCTAAGTCGCATTTGTAGAGTAATACACGTACGATGCTTGCAAGATGTCTGTCTATTCTAAGTCTGGTGTTCTTACTCTTCATATTCAATTGAActtatttctctttcataCTGCTGTTTCAAGTTGGCCAGGTACAATCGAAGACCTGCCTCGTCGAGTCTTGAGTTGCGCGCTGCTTGAATGAGACGGTTGGCAAGCTTGAAGACGGCCCTCTCCTTGAGAGATTCCGGTGATTGTCCCTGCCTCATCTAAAggtatttattaattaaaacgcgTGCACTCATCTCATTTGAATTGTGATGCACTTCATCTCTTTCTTCTATTTCAACCACaatttctttcgcttcttctacAACACTTTCGGGCAGAGAACACCTCGCAGCAAGCCGTAAAcctcaattgaaaaaatccCTGCCTAAAATTTAGATCCAAATTTATAAGGTGTACGTACCATAATGCTGATCTGTGCATCTGCCTTTTAGCAGAAGATGTGGATGATGCAGTTTCTCGTAGAGATCTTCCATCTCTTTCTGCATAAACATAAGAACCCACGAAGGAATGAACAGAACCTCCTTACCTCAACTTCAAAGTGGTAACTGGAAAAGAAGATAAATATTGAAATATtacgtgaagaaaaaatgtaCTTTTCGACGTTGGCGTAAAGAGAATCAAGCCGAGTCAGTTCCTCAAAGTGAGTCACGAAAAAAGTAAACGCCTAAAAATTCACTGTAGGATGCCAGCGGCATTCCGTTTTCCTACCTTCGTGGAGATAAGAAACTCGCAGAAAACGTGGCACAGTCCCACGCCCTCTTCGGCGCTAGTACCTACAATAACACAATGAAAAATTCTTAGCTCGAAATCTGACTTATTACCCCTGCCAAGTTCGTCAACGATGATGAGGGAACGATTGGAAACGTTCTAAGACCCCAAGGAGTACacttagaaagaaaaacaacgGGATTTTTAAACCTGAAGAATGTAGTTCGCTTCCTTCatctaagaaacaaaaacgctCAGCTAAAATTTTCGAAATTACAAATGTTTACCTCAAGCATGAACGTGGAGGCGTTCGTTTCGATGTCGTCATCACTTCCGATGCGCGAGAAGAGTTGATCCGTCAGGCGAAAGGACGCATATTCGGCGGGAACAAACGAACCCATGTGAGCCATAACGTGTAGCATAGCAACTTGTCTCAGATACGTCGACTTTCCACTCTGAATAAAGTATATGAGAAAAATCCCCCCACAATAAACGAACTTTTACCATGTTGGGCCCAGTAATGATTTGAAAATTGCAATCATTAGAAACATACTGCAGTAGACAAGTACTgtttaaaaaaatcaatatataATTTATAGACTCTTACGACGTTATTTGGTATTGGAGAATCGTCGAGGATTTTATCCAGTACAGGATGCCTACCCCGTTTCACAGCCAGCGTATCAGTAAATTCAGGTCGCACTAAATAAGTCTATGGACGCGTCCCCTGGACTCCGAACTGGCTTACCGTAATTCGAAAGCGTGCGAACGTGAGCGAACGAGACGAGCATGTCGAGCATGGCGACGCAGTCTGTCAGCTTATACAGGCACCCAATGTGGCGACGAAGATCATTAAGAAGATCGTTCATCACACTAGACACTAGTCAATGATTATTTGACTAAGTATTCATCCTACACGTTGGAGAGAAGATAAATTTCCTTCAGCGCTTCGCTGACACGATCTGCTTAGgcgaaaataaaagattattATTCGTTTCTTTATGTAAACGTACCGTTCAATTTAACCTAAACGTGAAATCAACGTATATCTTATACTGCTACTTCTACTTACCAGATCCTCAGTCGTTGCGCTGACTGTgttcttcgttttgacgacTTTGATAAACGTCTCCGGGAAGGAATCCGGCATTTGCTGGGCCCCTCTACCTCCAACGGTCATCTGAATAAAGAATCCTCTTGACGCGTTGTACGCTGTTCGAAGTGGCAAGTCCGTCTCGACAGACTCTCGCTGCACGAGAgctaaataaaaacaataaaCTCCTCTGTTAGAACCCAGAAGCACGATTACAATTAATATTATCGATTAATTCCGTGTACGTTTGCCGAGCGATGTCTAGCAATCCTAAAGGCCCCACCAAATAGAATCCCAAGCCATATAAAACGTCTTCGCGCTCACTGACCGTTAATATTAGGCTAAATAGATATCTAGTCGTCAAAATCTTAAGAAGAGAAGGCGTACCTTGACGGCAAAGCACTTCTGCGTGATCATATGCAACGTTCCGCGCTGATAATGCGTGTCGTCGTGAATGATCCTATCGATGTGCTCCATCATGACTATAAAGCGAGGATCATCTAACAACTAGGCCCAATGGAAATCCATCTAGAGACGTCAATTAAACGCCTTACTTCTTTATGAGCGGTTAGAAGAACGCTTTCGGCGTCCGAGAGTGCGGTCTTTAGCGGGTCGACCAGTTCGAGCGTGTGCTTGACGTAGACGATGTTTGTGATGCGTTGTTCGGCTGTCTTTGCCGTCTCCTCCTTGGGTATGTGCGCACACGAGGCGAGCGCACGATCCACGTCGAGAAAACGACTCAgaactaagaattaaagtaAAAGAGAACCCCTTTTAATTGTTTCACGTACCGGTTTGAAGATTGCAGAAGAGATCCTTCAGGAAAAGAGCTAtcaaatgattttttaaaaaaagtcTGGATATCACCTCTTTTTCTGTGAGTTCTACACGATACAAATCGAGTTATAAAGAGGTCACTGTATGACTAGTTATCTTACCAGTCACACAGTCTAAGCGCAGTTCAATTGTTTCAATATCTAAATCAAGAGCTACCT is a window from the Oscarella lobularis chromosome 10, ooOscLobu1.1, whole genome shotgun sequence genome containing:
- the LOC136192483 gene encoding ATP synthase subunit alpha, mitochondrial-like; translation: MASALARLTALRAPQLLRGGLAPLLTAQRSFHATPYAYSKSATAEVSKILEERILGHSQKAELQETGRVLSVGDGIARVYGLNNCQAEEMVEFSSGLKGMALNLEPDNVGIVVFGNDKMIKEGDVVKRTGAIVDVPVGPDLLGRVVDALGNPIDGLGPITSAERRRVGLKAPGIIPRISVREPMQTGLKAVDSLVPIGRGQRELIIGDRQTGKTAIAIDTIINQARFNSGTDEKKKLYCIYVAIGQKRSTVAQLVKRLTSHDAMKYTIIVSATASDAAPLQYLAPYSGCAMGEYFRDNGKHALIIYDDLSKQAVAYRQMSLLLRRPPGREAYPGDVFYLHSRLLERAAKMNDDYGGGSLTALPVIETQAGDVSAYIPTNVISITDGQIFLETELFYKGIRPAINVGLSVSRVGSAAQIKAMKQVAGTMKLELAQYREVAAFAQFGSDLDAATQGLLNRGVRLTELLKQGQYIPMAIEDQVAVIFAGVRGYLDKVDPSRVTAFEQDFLKHMRTSHQSLLDTIRQEGQISPASEESMKKIVVDFVEGFLAA
- the LOC136191969 gene encoding mutS protein homolog 4-like isoform X2 — protein: MSTSNYGFGAAGPMSDSLLSIPKSGPSSNAASRNTRKRLKPRSGASRDRHKTPRTATTTSYAPASTSSTRDRITTGRTATSTFTSEIRDQSVMIALVEGRGLARGEIGMASIDIKRPELFLSQFADSQTYAKVLTKLQVMNPLEIIMPHTACDGQNVSKLFQLVRDYSPDSNVTTVQRKYFNETKGLEYVKRLCVPEYSTVEMEISTKYYCLAAAAALLKYVEYVQNIVFAPNSVKVEFCGSEQTMMIDVVTVKNLELLVNARDSKSSHSLFGVLNHTKTTSGARLLRANVLQPPCDIETIELRLDCVTELTEKEVISRLFLKNHLIALFLKDLFCNLQTVLSRFLDVDRALASCAHIPKEETAKTAEQRITNIVYVKHTLELVDPLKTALSDAESVLLTAHKELLDDPRFIVMMEHIDRIIHDDTHYQRGTLHMITQKCFAVKPNINGLLDIARQTYTELIDNINSLVQRESVETDLPLRTAYNASRGFFIQMTVGGRGAQQMPDSFPETFIKVVKTKNTVSATTEDLVKLNDRVSEALKEIYLLSNVVMNDLLNDLRRHIGCLYKLTDCVAMLDMLVSFAHVRTLSNYVRPEFTDTLAVKRGRHPVLDKILDDSPIPNNVYVSNDCNFQIITGPNMSGKSTYLRQVAMLHVMAHMGSFVPAEYASFRLTDQLFSRIGSDDDIETNASTFMLEMKEANYILQNVSNRSLIIVDELGRGTSAEEGVGLCHVFCEFLISTKAFTFFVTHFEELTRLDSLYANVENYHFEVEKEMEDLYEKLHHPHLLLKGRCTDQHYGLRLAARCSLPESVVEEAKEIVVEIEERDEMRQGQSPESLKERAVFKLANRLIQAARNSRLDEAGLRLYLANLKQQYEREISSIEYEE
- the LOC136191969 gene encoding mutS protein homolog 4-like isoform X3; the protein is MSTSNYGFGAAGPMSDSLLSIPKSGPSSNAASRNTRKRLKPRSGASRDRHKTPRTATTTSYAPASTSSTRDRITTGRTATSTFTSEIRDQSVMIALVEGRGLARGEIGMASIDIKRPELFLSQFADSQTYAKVLTKLQVMNPLEIIMPHTACDGQNVSKLFQLVRDYSPDSNVTTVQRKYFNETKGLEYVKRLCVPEYSTVEMEISTKYYCLAAAAALLKYVEYVQNIVFAPNSVKVEFCGSEQTMMIDVVTVKNLELLVNARDSKSSHSLFGVLNHTKTTSGARLLRANVLQPPCDIETIELRLDCVTELTEKEDLFCNLQTVLSRFLDVDRALASCAHIPKEETAKTAEQRITNIVYVKHTLELVDPLKTALSDAESVLLTAHKELLDDPRFIVMMEHIDRIIHDDTHYQRGTLHMITQKCFAVKPNINGLLDIARQTYTELIDNINSLVQRESVETDLPLRTAYNASRGFFIQMTVGGRGAQQMPDSFPETFIKVVKTKNTVSATTEDLVKLNADRVSEALKEIYLLSNVVMNDLLNDLRRHIGCLYKLTDCVAMLDMLVSFAHVRTLSNYVRPEFTDTLAVKRGRHPVLDKILDDSPIPNNVYVSNDCNFQIITGPNMSGKSTYLRQVAMLHVMAHMGSFVPAEYASFRLTDQLFSRIGSDDDIETNASTFMLEMKEANYILQNVSNRSLIIVDELGRGTSAEEGVGLCHVFCEFLISTKAFTFFVTHFEELTRLDSLYANVENYHFEVEKEMEDLYEKLHHPHLLLKGRCTDQHYGLRLAARCSLPESVVEEAKEIVVEIEERDEMRQGQSPESLKERAVFKLANRLIQAARNSRLDEAGLRLYLANLKQQYEREISSIEYEE
- the LOC136191969 gene encoding mutS protein homolog 4-like isoform X1, producing the protein MSTSNYGFGAAGPMSDSLLSIPKSGPSSNAASRNTRKRLKPRSGASRDRHKTPRTATTTSYAPASTSSTRDRITTGRTATSTFTSEIRDQSVMIALVEGRGLARGEIGMASIDIKRPELFLSQFADSQTYAKVLTKLQVMNPLEIIMPHTACDGQNVSKLFQLVRDYSPDSNVTTVQRKYFNETKGLEYVKRLCVPEYSTVEMEISTKYYCLAAAAALLKYVEYVQNIVFAPNSVKVEFCGSEQTMMIDVVTVKNLELLVNARDSKSSHSLFGVLNHTKTTSGARLLRANVLQPPCDIETIELRLDCVTELTEKEVISRLFLKNHLIALFLKDLFCNLQTVLSRFLDVDRALASCAHIPKEETAKTAEQRITNIVYVKHTLELVDPLKTALSDAESVLLTAHKELLDDPRFIVMMEHIDRIIHDDTHYQRGTLHMITQKCFAVKPNINGLLDIARQTYTELIDNINSLVQRESVETDLPLRTAYNASRGFFIQMTVGGRGAQQMPDSFPETFIKVVKTKNTVSATTEDLVKLNADRVSEALKEIYLLSNVVMNDLLNDLRRHIGCLYKLTDCVAMLDMLVSFAHVRTLSNYVRPEFTDTLAVKRGRHPVLDKILDDSPIPNNVYVSNDCNFQIITGPNMSGKSTYLRQVAMLHVMAHMGSFVPAEYASFRLTDQLFSRIGSDDDIETNASTFMLEMKEANYILQNVSNRSLIIVDELGRGTSAEEGVGLCHVFCEFLISTKAFTFFVTHFEELTRLDSLYANVENYHFEVEKEMEDLYEKLHHPHLLLKGRCTDQHYGLRLAARCSLPESVVEEAKEIVVEIEERDEMRQGQSPESLKERAVFKLANRLIQAARNSRLDEAGLRLYLANLKQQYEREISSIEYEE